A region of Sparus aurata chromosome 8, fSpaAur1.1, whole genome shotgun sequence DNA encodes the following proteins:
- the rasgrf1 gene encoding ras-specific guanine nucleotide-releasing factor 1 isoform X2, which produces MSAAARQWNKHTDKISGEAPYYFTVSFTHENQKALELRTEDVKDCDEWVAAISHASYRNLANEHETLMQKYLHLLQIVETEKTVAKQLRQQIEDGEIEIERLKSEIAGLLKDNEKISASPAAAPSDDDSEIKKIKKVQSFLRGWICRRKWKTIIQDYIRSPHAESMRKRNQVVFSMLDSEAEYVQQLHILVNNFLRPLRMAASSKKPPITHDDVSSIFLNSETIMFLHQIFYQGLKARIASWPTLVLADLFDILLPMLNIYQEFVRNHQYSLQILAHCKQNRDFDKLLKQYEAKPDCEERTLETFLTYPMFQIPRYILTLHELLAHTPHEHIERNSLDYAKSKLEELSRIMHDEVSETENIRKNLAIERMIVEGCEILLDTSQTFVRQGSLIQVPMSEKGKITRGRLGSLSLKKEGERQCFLFSKHLIICTRGSGGKLHLTKNGVVSLIDCTLMEDPEGTDDESKSDKSGQDMEHLDFKIVVEPKDSQSFTVILVASSRQEKSAWTSDISQCIDNIRCNGLMMNAFEDNSKVTVPQMIKSDSSLYCDDVDIRFSKMMNSCKVLQIRYASVERLLERLTDLRFLSIDFLNTFLHSYRVFTTADVVLDKLITIYKKPISAIPARSLELFFASSQNSKLLYGEPPSSPRASRKFSSPPPLAIAKNSSPNRRRKLSLNIPIITGGKALDLAALSCSSNGYASMYSSMSPFSKTTLDINKLYVSSPIASKIPDEGEDKKDKAEDTPASKQDLSVREESDNDPNQSDDGDAEASPTKSPTTPKNLKCKNSSEFSLFSYNNGMVMSSCREMDNNRSALSAASAFAIATAGANEGTPTKEKYRRMSLASTGFPTDQRNGDKEFVIRRAATNRVLNVLRHWVSKHSPDFETNNELKTKVIAFLEEVMHDPELLTQERKAAANIIRTLTQEDHGDNQITLEDVTQLMDGGKCEPFESHSALEIAEQLTLLDHVVFKVIPYEEFFGQGWMKNDKNEKTPYIMRTTKHFNDISNLIATEILRCDDVVTRVSVIEKWVAVADICRCLHNYNAVLEITSSLNRSSVFRLKKTWLKVSKQTKALIDKLQKLVSSEGRFKNLREALKNCDPPCVPYLGMYLTDLAFIEEGTPNYTEDNLVNFSKMRMISHIIREIRQFQQTAYKIDLQPKVSQYLLDRSFVLDEESMYEASLRIEPKVPN; this is translated from the exons ATGTCTGCAGCAGCGAGGCAgtggaacaaacacacagacaaaatcagCGGAGAAGCTCCA TACTATTTCACCGTCAGCTTCACCCACGAAAACCAAAAGGCGCTCGAGTTACGCACGGAGGACGTGAAGGACTGCGATGAATGGGTGGCTGCGATATCCCATGCCAG ttacagaaactTGGCCAACGAGCATGAGACTCTCATGCAGAAGTATCTTCATCTGCTTCAGATTGTGGAGACGGAGAAAACAGTTGCTAAGCAACTTCGACAACAGATAGAAGATGGGGAAATAGAGATTGAAAGGCTTAAGTCGGAG ATCGCTGGGCTGCTCAAAGACAACGAGAAGATCAGCGCCAGCCCCGCGGCCGCCCCGTCCGATGACGACTCAGAGATcaagaaaatcaaaaaa GTCCAGAGCTTCCTGCGAGGCTGGATCTGCAGGAGGAAGTGGAAGACAATCATCCAGGATTATATCCGCTCACCACACGCAGAGAGCATGAGGAAGAGGAACCAGGTGGTGTTCAGCATGTTGGACTCGGAGGCCGAGTACGTCCAGCAGCTTCACATCCTGGTGAACAACTTCCTGAGGCCGCTCCGCATGGCGGCCAGCTCCAAGAAACCGCCCATCACCCACGATGATGTCAGCAGCATATTCCTCAACAG TGAAACCATCATGTTTCTACATCAGATATTCTACCAGGGGCTAAAAGCTAGAATAGCGAGCTGGCCAACGTTAGTACTTG CCGACCTGTTCGATATCCTGCTGCCCATGCTGAACATCTACCAGGAGTTTGTGAGGAACCACCAGTACAGCCTGCAGATCCTGGCTCACTGCAAGCAGAACCGTGACTTTGACAAGCTGCTGAAGCAGTACGAGGCCAAGCCCGACTGTGAGGAGAGGACTCTGGAGACCTTCCTCACCTACCCTATGTTCCAG ATTCCTCGCTACATTCTCACGCTCCACGAACTTCTGGCCCACACACCTCACGAACACATAGAGAGAAACAGTCTGGACTACGCCAAATCTAAGCTGGAGGAGCTCTCCAG AATCATGCACGACGAGGTGAGCGAGACCGAAAACATCCGGAAGAACCTGGCAATCGAGCGCATGATCGTGGAGGGCTGCGAGATTCTCCTCGACACCAGCCAGACATTTGTGAGACAAG GGTCTCTCATCCAGGTGCCGATGAGCGAGAAGGGCAAGATCACCCGTGGGCGActgggctctctctctctgaagaaggagggggagaggcAGTGCTTTCTCTTCTCCAAGCATTTAATCATCTGCACCAGAGGTTCTGGGGGAAAGCTTCATCTCACCAAG AATGGAGTAGTGTCGCTGATAGACTGCACTCTTATGGAGGACCCTGAGGGGACAGATGATGAGT CCAAATCAGACAAGAGCGGCCAGGACATGGAGCACCTGGACTTCAAGATTGTCGTGGAGCCGAAGGACAGCCAGTCATTCACAGTCATCCTGGTGGCCTCCTCCAGGCAGGAGAAGTCTGCATGGACCAGTGACATCAGCCAG TGCATAGACAACATCCGCTGCAATGGGCTAATGATGAACGCGTTTGAAGACAACTCCAAAGTCACAGTGCCACAGATGATCAA GTCAGATTCCAGTCTGTACTGCGATGACGTCGACATCCGCTTCAGTAAGATGATGAACTCCTGCAAGGTGCTGCAGATCCGCTACGCCAGCGTCGAGCGCCTGCTGGAGAGACTGACCGACCTCCGGTTCCTCTCCATCGACTTCCTCAACACCTTCCTGCACTCCTACCGCGTGTTCACCACTGCCGATGTTGTGCTAGACAAACTCATCACCATCTACAAGAAGCCCATCAGCGCCATCCCGGCTCG GTCCCTGGAGTTATTCTTTGCCAGCAGTCAGAACAGTAAACTTCTGTATGGAGAGCCTCCCAGCTCCCCCAGGGCCAGCAGAAAGTTCTCCTCGCCCCCTCCTCTCGCCATCGCCAAGAATTCATCCCCAAACCGCCGGCGCAAGCTCTCCCTCAACATCCCCATCATCACTGGGGGCAAAGCTCTTGACCTAGCTGCCCTTAGCTGCTCCTCAAACGGCTATGCAAGCATGTACTCATCCATGTCACCCTTCAGCAAGACCACCTTGGACATCAACAAACTGTACGTGTCCAGTCCTATCGCAAGCAAAATCCCTGACGAGGGAGAGGACAAGAAGGACAAGGCGGAGGACACTCCGGCGTCCAAACAAG ATCTCTCCGTGCGAGAAGAAAGTGACAACGATCCGAACCAGAGTGATGACGGGGATGCAGAAGCCTCTCCCACTAAGTCACCAACCACCCCGAAAAACCTCAAATGCAAAAACTCATCAG AGTTTTCCCTGTTTTCCTACAACAACGGCATGGTGATGTCCTCGTGTAGGGAGATGGATAACAACCGCAGTGCCCTGTCTGCTGCCTCTGCCTTCGCTATTGCAACAGCCGGAGCGAATGAGGGCACACCTACCAAGGAAAAATATCGACGGATGTCCCTCGCCAGCACCG GCTTCCCAACAGATCAAAGAAATGGAGACAAAGAGTTTGTGATCAGACGAGCAGCGACCAACAGAGTTCTGAACGTCCTGAGGCACTGGGTGTCCAAACACTCTCCG GATTTTGAGacaaacaatgagctgaagaCAAAAGTTATTGCCTTCCTGGAGGAAGTGATGCATGACCCGGAGCTGTTGACCCAGGAGAGGAAAGCAGCCGCCAACATCATCAG GACTCTAACTCAGGAAGATCACGGTGACAATCAGATCACCCTCGAAGACGTGACACAACTG ATGGACGGAGGGAAGTGCGAACCATTCGAGAGCCACTCTGCACTGGAGATCGCAGAGCAGCTCACTCTGCTGGACCACGTGGTGTTTAAGGTCATCCCATACGA GGAATTCTTTGGACAAGGCTGGATGAAGAACGACAAAAATGAGAAGACACCGTACATCATGAGAACGACGAAGCACTTCAATGAT ATAAGCAACCTTATCGCCACGGAGATCCTGCGCTGTGACGACGTGGTCACTCGAGTATCCGTCATAGAGAAATGGGTGGCTGTGGCCGACATCTGTCGCTGTCTCCACAACTACAACGCCGTGCTGGAGatcacctcctccctcaaccgCAGCTCCGTCTTCCGCCTCAAGAAGACCTGGCTCAAGGTTTCCAAGCAG acAAAAGCTTTGATTGACAAGCTGCAGAAGCTGGTCTCATCAGAAGGCAGGTTCAAAAACCTGAGAGAGGCTTTGAAGAA CTGTGATCCTCCCTGTGTGCCCTATCTGGGGATGTACCTCACCGACCTGGCTTTCATCGAGGAGGGAACACCAAACTACACCGAAGACAACTTGGTCAACTTCTCCAAGATGAGAATG atATCTCACATCATCAGAGAAATCAGGCAGTTTCAGCAAACAGCATACAAGATTGACCTACAACCAAAG GTATCCCAGTATCTACTGGACAGGAGCTTTGTTCTGGATGAAGAAAGCATGTATGAAGCCTCACTCAGAATTGAGCCCAAAGTGCCCAACTGA
- the rasgrf1 gene encoding ras-specific guanine nucleotide-releasing factor 1 isoform X1, with translation MQKGIRLNDGHVTYLGLLAKKDGTRRGCLSKKSSDNTKWHTKWFALLQNMLFYFENESSSRPSGLYLLEGCICDRAPSPKPSQSAKECLEKQYYFTVSFTHENQKALELRTEDVKDCDEWVAAISHASYRNLANEHETLMQKYLHLLQIVETEKTVAKQLRQQIEDGEIEIERLKSEIAGLLKDNEKISASPAAAPSDDDSEIKKIKKVQSFLRGWICRRKWKTIIQDYIRSPHAESMRKRNQVVFSMLDSEAEYVQQLHILVNNFLRPLRMAASSKKPPITHDDVSSIFLNSETIMFLHQIFYQGLKARIASWPTLVLADLFDILLPMLNIYQEFVRNHQYSLQILAHCKQNRDFDKLLKQYEAKPDCEERTLETFLTYPMFQIPRYILTLHELLAHTPHEHIERNSLDYAKSKLEELSRIMHDEVSETENIRKNLAIERMIVEGCEILLDTSQTFVRQGSLIQVPMSEKGKITRGRLGSLSLKKEGERQCFLFSKHLIICTRGSGGKLHLTKNGVVSLIDCTLMEDPEGTDDESKSDKSGQDMEHLDFKIVVEPKDSQSFTVILVASSRQEKSAWTSDISQCIDNIRCNGLMMNAFEDNSKVTVPQMIKSDSSLYCDDVDIRFSKMMNSCKVLQIRYASVERLLERLTDLRFLSIDFLNTFLHSYRVFTTADVVLDKLITIYKKPISAIPARSLELFFASSQNSKLLYGEPPSSPRASRKFSSPPPLAIAKNSSPNRRRKLSLNIPIITGGKALDLAALSCSSNGYASMYSSMSPFSKTTLDINKLYVSSPIASKIPDEGEDKKDKAEDTPASKQDLSVREESDNDPNQSDDGDAEASPTKSPTTPKNLKCKNSSEFSLFSYNNGMVMSSCREMDNNRSALSAASAFAIATAGANEGTPTKEKYRRMSLASTGFPTDQRNGDKEFVIRRAATNRVLNVLRHWVSKHSPDFETNNELKTKVIAFLEEVMHDPELLTQERKAAANIIRTLTQEDHGDNQITLEDVTQLMDGGKCEPFESHSALEIAEQLTLLDHVVFKVIPYEEFFGQGWMKNDKNEKTPYIMRTTKHFNDISNLIATEILRCDDVVTRVSVIEKWVAVADICRCLHNYNAVLEITSSLNRSSVFRLKKTWLKVSKQTKALIDKLQKLVSSEGRFKNLREALKNCDPPCVPYLGMYLTDLAFIEEGTPNYTEDNLVNFSKMRMISHIIREIRQFQQTAYKIDLQPKVSQYLLDRSFVLDEESMYEASLRIEPKVPN, from the exons TACTATTTCACCGTCAGCTTCACCCACGAAAACCAAAAGGCGCTCGAGTTACGCACGGAGGACGTGAAGGACTGCGATGAATGGGTGGCTGCGATATCCCATGCCAG ttacagaaactTGGCCAACGAGCATGAGACTCTCATGCAGAAGTATCTTCATCTGCTTCAGATTGTGGAGACGGAGAAAACAGTTGCTAAGCAACTTCGACAACAGATAGAAGATGGGGAAATAGAGATTGAAAGGCTTAAGTCGGAG ATCGCTGGGCTGCTCAAAGACAACGAGAAGATCAGCGCCAGCCCCGCGGCCGCCCCGTCCGATGACGACTCAGAGATcaagaaaatcaaaaaa GTCCAGAGCTTCCTGCGAGGCTGGATCTGCAGGAGGAAGTGGAAGACAATCATCCAGGATTATATCCGCTCACCACACGCAGAGAGCATGAGGAAGAGGAACCAGGTGGTGTTCAGCATGTTGGACTCGGAGGCCGAGTACGTCCAGCAGCTTCACATCCTGGTGAACAACTTCCTGAGGCCGCTCCGCATGGCGGCCAGCTCCAAGAAACCGCCCATCACCCACGATGATGTCAGCAGCATATTCCTCAACAG TGAAACCATCATGTTTCTACATCAGATATTCTACCAGGGGCTAAAAGCTAGAATAGCGAGCTGGCCAACGTTAGTACTTG CCGACCTGTTCGATATCCTGCTGCCCATGCTGAACATCTACCAGGAGTTTGTGAGGAACCACCAGTACAGCCTGCAGATCCTGGCTCACTGCAAGCAGAACCGTGACTTTGACAAGCTGCTGAAGCAGTACGAGGCCAAGCCCGACTGTGAGGAGAGGACTCTGGAGACCTTCCTCACCTACCCTATGTTCCAG ATTCCTCGCTACATTCTCACGCTCCACGAACTTCTGGCCCACACACCTCACGAACACATAGAGAGAAACAGTCTGGACTACGCCAAATCTAAGCTGGAGGAGCTCTCCAG AATCATGCACGACGAGGTGAGCGAGACCGAAAACATCCGGAAGAACCTGGCAATCGAGCGCATGATCGTGGAGGGCTGCGAGATTCTCCTCGACACCAGCCAGACATTTGTGAGACAAG GGTCTCTCATCCAGGTGCCGATGAGCGAGAAGGGCAAGATCACCCGTGGGCGActgggctctctctctctgaagaaggagggggagaggcAGTGCTTTCTCTTCTCCAAGCATTTAATCATCTGCACCAGAGGTTCTGGGGGAAAGCTTCATCTCACCAAG AATGGAGTAGTGTCGCTGATAGACTGCACTCTTATGGAGGACCCTGAGGGGACAGATGATGAGT CCAAATCAGACAAGAGCGGCCAGGACATGGAGCACCTGGACTTCAAGATTGTCGTGGAGCCGAAGGACAGCCAGTCATTCACAGTCATCCTGGTGGCCTCCTCCAGGCAGGAGAAGTCTGCATGGACCAGTGACATCAGCCAG TGCATAGACAACATCCGCTGCAATGGGCTAATGATGAACGCGTTTGAAGACAACTCCAAAGTCACAGTGCCACAGATGATCAA GTCAGATTCCAGTCTGTACTGCGATGACGTCGACATCCGCTTCAGTAAGATGATGAACTCCTGCAAGGTGCTGCAGATCCGCTACGCCAGCGTCGAGCGCCTGCTGGAGAGACTGACCGACCTCCGGTTCCTCTCCATCGACTTCCTCAACACCTTCCTGCACTCCTACCGCGTGTTCACCACTGCCGATGTTGTGCTAGACAAACTCATCACCATCTACAAGAAGCCCATCAGCGCCATCCCGGCTCG GTCCCTGGAGTTATTCTTTGCCAGCAGTCAGAACAGTAAACTTCTGTATGGAGAGCCTCCCAGCTCCCCCAGGGCCAGCAGAAAGTTCTCCTCGCCCCCTCCTCTCGCCATCGCCAAGAATTCATCCCCAAACCGCCGGCGCAAGCTCTCCCTCAACATCCCCATCATCACTGGGGGCAAAGCTCTTGACCTAGCTGCCCTTAGCTGCTCCTCAAACGGCTATGCAAGCATGTACTCATCCATGTCACCCTTCAGCAAGACCACCTTGGACATCAACAAACTGTACGTGTCCAGTCCTATCGCAAGCAAAATCCCTGACGAGGGAGAGGACAAGAAGGACAAGGCGGAGGACACTCCGGCGTCCAAACAAG ATCTCTCCGTGCGAGAAGAAAGTGACAACGATCCGAACCAGAGTGATGACGGGGATGCAGAAGCCTCTCCCACTAAGTCACCAACCACCCCGAAAAACCTCAAATGCAAAAACTCATCAG AGTTTTCCCTGTTTTCCTACAACAACGGCATGGTGATGTCCTCGTGTAGGGAGATGGATAACAACCGCAGTGCCCTGTCTGCTGCCTCTGCCTTCGCTATTGCAACAGCCGGAGCGAATGAGGGCACACCTACCAAGGAAAAATATCGACGGATGTCCCTCGCCAGCACCG GCTTCCCAACAGATCAAAGAAATGGAGACAAAGAGTTTGTGATCAGACGAGCAGCGACCAACAGAGTTCTGAACGTCCTGAGGCACTGGGTGTCCAAACACTCTCCG GATTTTGAGacaaacaatgagctgaagaCAAAAGTTATTGCCTTCCTGGAGGAAGTGATGCATGACCCGGAGCTGTTGACCCAGGAGAGGAAAGCAGCCGCCAACATCATCAG GACTCTAACTCAGGAAGATCACGGTGACAATCAGATCACCCTCGAAGACGTGACACAACTG ATGGACGGAGGGAAGTGCGAACCATTCGAGAGCCACTCTGCACTGGAGATCGCAGAGCAGCTCACTCTGCTGGACCACGTGGTGTTTAAGGTCATCCCATACGA GGAATTCTTTGGACAAGGCTGGATGAAGAACGACAAAAATGAGAAGACACCGTACATCATGAGAACGACGAAGCACTTCAATGAT ATAAGCAACCTTATCGCCACGGAGATCCTGCGCTGTGACGACGTGGTCACTCGAGTATCCGTCATAGAGAAATGGGTGGCTGTGGCCGACATCTGTCGCTGTCTCCACAACTACAACGCCGTGCTGGAGatcacctcctccctcaaccgCAGCTCCGTCTTCCGCCTCAAGAAGACCTGGCTCAAGGTTTCCAAGCAG acAAAAGCTTTGATTGACAAGCTGCAGAAGCTGGTCTCATCAGAAGGCAGGTTCAAAAACCTGAGAGAGGCTTTGAAGAA CTGTGATCCTCCCTGTGTGCCCTATCTGGGGATGTACCTCACCGACCTGGCTTTCATCGAGGAGGGAACACCAAACTACACCGAAGACAACTTGGTCAACTTCTCCAAGATGAGAATG atATCTCACATCATCAGAGAAATCAGGCAGTTTCAGCAAACAGCATACAAGATTGACCTACAACCAAAG GTATCCCAGTATCTACTGGACAGGAGCTTTGTTCTGGATGAAGAAAGCATGTATGAAGCCTCACTCAGAATTGAGCCCAAAGTGCCCAACTGA
- the ctsh gene encoding pro-cathepsin H produces MKGFLLVALLSTASAFYLREQDEFDFKTWMAQHNKAYSTQEYNERLQIFTENKRRIDKHNAGNHSYTMGLNQFSDMTFAEFKKSFLWSEPQNCSATKGNYLRSNGPNPDSIDWRKKGNYVSPVKNQGGCGSCWTFSTTGCLESVTAINKGKLLLLSEQQLVDCAQDFNNHGCNGGLPSQAFEYIMYNKGLMTEEDYPYTAYEDTCVYKPEKAAAFVKSVVNITAYNEKEMQDAVATRNPVSFAFEVTSDFMSYSEGVYTSTHCHQTTDKVNHAVLAVGYGEENGSPYWIVKNSWGTSWGIDGYFLIERGKNMCGLAACSSFPEV; encoded by the exons ATGAAGGGTTTCCTTCTGGTCGCTCTCCTGTCGACAGCTTCAGCTTTCTATCTGCGTGAGCAAG ACGAGTTTGACTTCAAAACATGGATGGCACAG CACAACAAAGCCTACAGCACACAGGAGTACAATGAGAGACTGCAGATTTTCACTGAGAACAAGAGGAGGATCGACAAACACAATGCAGGGAATCACTCTTACACAA TGGGGCTCAACCAGTTTTCAGACATGACGTTCGCTGAATTCAAAAAGTCTTTCCTCTGGTCCGAGCCACAG AACTGCTCTGCTACCAAGGGGAACTACCTCAGGAGCAACGGACCAAATCCAGACTCCATCGACTGGAGGAAGAAGGGCAATTATGTGTCGCCTGTGAAGAATCAG GGGGGTTGTGGCAGCTGCTGGACTTTTTCCACAACCGGCTGTTTGGAGTCCGTCACCGCCATCAACAAAGGGAAGCTTTTGCTGCTG TCAGAACAACAGCTGGTAGACTGCGCCCAGGACTTCAACAACCATGGGTGTAACGG CGGCCTTCCCAGTCAAGCGTTTGAATACATCATGTACAACAAGGGACTGATGACAGAGGAGGACTACCCCTACACAGcttat GAGGATACTTGTGTGTATAAACCAGAGAAGGCAGCTGCCTTTGTGAAGAGTGTGGTGAACATAACAGCG TACAATGAGAAGGAGATGCAGGATGCGGTTGCCACACGCAATCCAGTCAGTTTCGCCTTTGAGGTGACCAGCGACTTCATGAGTTACTCCGAGGGCGTGTACACCAG CACTCACTGCCACCAAACCACAGACAAGGTGAACCATGCTGTGCTAGCTGTCGGGTATGGAGAGGAGAACGGCTCCCCTTACTGGATAGTGAAGAACTCATGGGGAACCAGCTGGGGGATTGACGG ATACTTCCTCATTGAACGTGGGAAGAACATGTGTGGACTCGCTGCCTGCTCCTCTTTCCCAGAAGTGTGA